In the Fretibacterium sp. OH1220_COT-178 genome, TCTCGATGCCCGGCTGGGTGCGGAGCCAGGCCCGGAGGGCCTCCCCGACCTGCGCGGCGCTTCGGGACCGCTTGCTCTTGTCGACCAGCTTCAGCCCCACGTTGCCGATGTTGGTGCCCGCCTGCTGTCCCGCGGCGACGCTCATGCCCTTCTCGTCCACGCCGTCGTAGCCGAAGACGCTCAGGGCCTCGGGGACGTGCTCCGTGATGTGGGCGATCGTCCGGACCACGAGGCGGTCGGTCTCCTCCATGCGGGTCCCCTCGGGCAGGGTGATCTGGATGGAGATCTCGCCCGTGTCAGGGTCGGGGGTCAGCTCGGTGCCCACGTAGCGGAACCCGGCCGCGGTCAGGACGAGCAGGAGCAGAGAGCCGGCGATCAGGAGTCCCCGGTTCGAGAGGCTCCAGTCCAGCAGGTTCTGGTAGCCGGTCTCCAGACGGACGAGCGCGGCGTCCGTCCAGCGATGCAGCCTGAGACGGTCCTCGCCCCTGCGGAAGAACACGCTGCCCATCATCGGGACGAAGGTGAGGCTGACGAAGAGCGAGGCCGCGACGGCGGCGACCATCACGACGGTGAGGGAGGAGAAGAATATGCCCACCAGCCCCCCGATGAAGGCCAGGGGAAGGAGCACCACCACCGTGGTGAGGGTCGAGGCGACGAGCGCGGACTGGACCTCCGTGGCTCCGACGATGCTGGCGACGCCCCTTCGCGTGCCCCGCTCCATGTGATGGACGATCTGGTCCGTCGCGACGATGCAGTTGTCCACGACCATGCCGCTGGCCATGGCCAGGGCGGACAGGGTGAAGATGTTGATGGTGTAGCCGAACTGCCCCATGAAGATGAAGGTGATGACCAGGGAGAAGGGGATGGCACCGCAGACGATGAGCGAGGCGGGAAGCCGCTTCAGGAAGATCCAGGTGACCGCGAAGACCAGGAGGATCCCCAGCCCGAGCGAGCGCGACAGGTTGCCGATGGAGTTCAGGATGAACTCGGAGGTGTGCAGGCCGATGCTGTAGTCCACGTCCGCGGGGAAGTCGTGCGCCTTCATCTCGGCCAGTTTTGCGATGACGGCCCGGGTCACCTCGACGGTGTTGGCGTCGCTGTTCTTGAGGATCGGCAGGATGACGGCCCCCCGGTCGTAGTGATAACCCTGGAGGTCGACGTCCTTGTAGGTGTCCCGCACCTCCGCGACGTCCCGAAGGTGCACGGCGTTCCCTCCGGAGGCCCCGACGACCGTGCCCGCGAGGTCCTCGAGGGAGTGGAAGCGCCCGGGGACGCGGACGTAGTACTCGGTCTTGCCCTGTTTCAGCGATCCGGCGGGGATGTTGAGGTTCTCCCCCTCGATCGTGCGCACGATGGACGCCGCCGGGATCCGAAAGGCCTCGAGCCGGTCCAGGTCCATCTGCACCTGAATCTCACGCTGGCGGCCGCCGTAGACCAGCACCTGACCCACCCCCGGCACGCGGGAGAGCGTCTCCTTCACCGTCCTCTCCGCGAAGTGGTGGAGACCGTCGAAGGAGCGCTCGGCGGTCAGGGACACGATGAGGATCGGGATGGTGCCGGAGGTGATCCGGAGGAGAAACGGCTCCTCGGCGTCCTCGGGCAGATCGCGCCGGGCGATGTTGATGGCGTCCCGGACGTCGCCCATCCGGGCATCCAGGTTCTCCCCCCACTTGAACTTGACGTTGACGACGGAGATGTTGTCGAGCGACTTGGAGAAGATGCTGTCCACGCCCTCGAGCAGCGACACCCTGTTCTCGACGGCCTTCGTGACCCGCTGTTCGACGTCGCTGGCCGAGGCCCCGGGCCAGGTCACCAGCACGTTGACGACAGGAGGCTCGATCTCCGGAAGGAGGTCCAGCTTGAGGTTCACGAAGACGATCCCCCCCACCAGGATGACGGCGAGGAAGACCATGAGCGTCGAGACGCGGCGCCGAACGGATAGTTCCGGAAGGTTCACGGCCGCGTCACCTCGATGGCGATCCCGTCCCTCAGCTTCGAGGAGCGGACGGCGACGATGCGGTCCCCGGAGGCCAGGCCGGAGCGCACCTCGACGATGTTGTCCTGTTCCGATCCGGTCTCGATCTTGCGCAATACGGCCTTGTCGCCGCCGGCATCCTCGGAGACCACGTAGCAGATCCGCTCGCCCGTCCCCGGCAGGAGGGCGACGCTCTCCAGGGGCAGTCCCCAGGCCTCGCGCTCCCCGACGGCGATGGTCACTCGGGCGAACATGCCGGGCTTGAGAAGCCCCTCGGAGTCGAGCAGAACGTCCACCTTGCCCGTCCGGGTCACCGGGTCCAGGGAGGGGTGCACCTGCGAGACGGTGGCCTCGAACTCCCGGTGCGGCAGGGCGTCCGCGCGGACGCGGACCTTCTGCCCCGCCTTGACGGAGGCGTAAAGGCGCTCGGGAACGCTGCCCGTCACCTTGACGCGGGCCTGCCGGGAGATGACGAACGCCGGCGCGGCCCCGGTGGTGTCGCCGGGGTCGATGCTGCGTTTCAGGAGGATGCCCGATATCGGGGCCGTCACCGTGCTGTAGCCCAGCAGAATGCGGGCGCTCGCCAAAGCGGCCCGGGCCTCCTGCTCCTGGCGGGACGCACCCTGAAATTCGGCCTCGACATGGTCGAACTGCTGGCGGCTCACGGCCTTCTGCTTGAAGAGCCTGGTCATGCGGCTGTAATCCGCCCGGGCCGTAGCCGCGTAGCTGGCGGCCCTGCCCACCGCCGCCTCGGCCTGCAGAACCTGTTGGCGCAGAAGGCTGTCGTCGAGGACGGCCAGCTTCTGCCCCTCGCGGACCTGCGCCCCCTCCTCGACGAGCACCTTCAGAACCGTTTTTCCCTGAGCCTTGGCGACGACGGCCGCCTTTTCCTCGGGCTCGATGTTGGCGGAGAAGGAGACGGTCTCCTCGAAGACGGCGCGCCTCGGAGCGATCGCCTCGATCCTCAGGATGTCGGGGGGCGCGGCGGCCTGCGACAGCGCTTGGGTCTCGTGCCTCCGGTAGAGGATCAGCCCCGTGAAGATGGCGATGAAAAGAACACCCCAAAGGAGCTTTTTCATGGCATGACCTCGCTTTCCCTTGTACTGGGGCTTCGGATTCGAAGTCTTTCTCGGCTTTTTTGAGGGGCGGAGGTGTATTTTTGCGTACTTGGCCTCGATCGGCCTCGAACTTTGACGGATGTTACGCTATTATAGAACAAACAAAAATGGAGAGCGACCCTCTCCGCCCTTTTGGAGGAATACGCATGATCGTGGCGAACGTATCGGTATTGGAGGAACTGCGCACCCTCAAGCGGGAGCTGCAGGACAGTCTTTGACCTGCCCGCGCTGAGGGAACGGGCGAAGGAGCTGGAGGCGGCGACGTCGGCCCCGGACTTCTGGTCGCGGGAGGGGAATCAGGAGCTCCTGAAG is a window encoding:
- a CDS encoding efflux RND transporter permease subunit, which translates into the protein MNLPELSVRRRVSTLMVFLAVILVGGIVFVNLKLDLLPEIEPPVVNVLVTWPGASASDVEQRVTKAVENRVSLLEGVDSIFSKSLDNISVVNVKFKWGENLDARMGDVRDAINIARRDLPEDAEEPFLLRITSGTIPILIVSLTAERSFDGLHHFAERTVKETLSRVPGVGQVLVYGGRQREIQVQMDLDRLEAFRIPAASIVRTIEGENLNIPAGSLKQGKTEYYVRVPGRFHSLEDLAGTVVGASGGNAVHLRDVAEVRDTYKDVDLQGYHYDRGAVILPILKNSDANTVEVTRAVIAKLAEMKAHDFPADVDYSIGLHTSEFILNSIGNLSRSLGLGILLVFAVTWIFLKRLPASLIVCGAIPFSLVITFIFMGQFGYTINIFTLSALAMASGMVVDNCIVATDQIVHHMERGTRRGVASIVGATEVQSALVASTLTTVVVLLPLAFIGGLVGIFFSSLTVVMVAAVAASLFVSLTFVPMMGSVFFRRGEDRLRLHRWTDAALVRLETGYQNLLDWSLSNRGLLIAGSLLLLVLTAAGFRYVGTELTPDPDTGEISIQITLPEGTRMEETDRLVVRTIAHITEHVPEALSVFGYDGVDEKGMSVAAGQQAGTNIGNVGLKLVDKSKRSRSAAQVGEALRAWLRTQPGIEKLNVVNSSPIKAMFLGTKPLNVEVFGDDLGEVLAVSNRVKSLLSALPGAVDVGISQKQNRPEIWVDIDREKAMLHGVSTSAVAATLRAFFYGHRTRESYWEGEDDYPIRIRLQADQRNARAVFDRLTVPTAAGGMIRLSTVARIADQSGPPEIQRKNKQRYVVVDANVHGRSLGEVTADARRAVRELDIPPGITLDFGGEIKEQAVAFRQMALLAVLGVILVYMVMAGQYEAFLDPFVIMFSIPFALTGVVFAYLLTGLPLSLQGLLGVVMLVGIVVNNAIVLLDYVNLLRARGAPLREALSQAGARRLRPVLMTTLTTFFGMLPMAVSNAQGAELWRPLAVSVMGGLMLSTAVTLLIVPVMYSIFEERIRKKARFREARPTP
- a CDS encoding efflux RND transporter periplasmic adaptor subunit, which translates into the protein MKKLLWGVLFIAIFTGLILYRRHETQALSQAAAPPDILRIEAIAPRRAVFEETVSFSANIEPEEKAAVVAKAQGKTVLKVLVEEGAQVREGQKLAVLDDSLLRQQVLQAEAAVGRAASYAATARADYSRMTRLFKQKAVSRQQFDHVEAEFQGASRQEQEARAALASARILLGYSTVTAPISGILLKRSIDPGDTTGAAPAFVISRQARVKVTGSVPERLYASVKAGQKVRVRADALPHREFEATVSQVHPSLDPVTRTGKVDVLLDSEGLLKPGMFARVTIAVGEREAWGLPLESVALLPGTGERICYVVSEDAGGDKAVLRKIETGSEQDNIVEVRSGLASGDRIVAVRSSKLRDGIAIEVTRP